The following coding sequences lie in one Bremerella alba genomic window:
- the brxL gene encoding protease Lon-related BREX system protein BrxL — protein MTLTSETNESDTGIDELLNEHFAGKVVRKDLTKLVKEGANVPVYVLEYLLGNYCASNDPEVISNGLDTVKKVLADNYVRPDEAEKVKSTIRERGSLKIIDKVTVTLNEKRDVYEALLSNLGTKGVEIPTGTVKKYEKLLAGGIWCIITMQYYFEEGQKGSPFVIEELKPIQMPNMDMEELFKGRRYFTEEQWIDVLLRSCGYEPTHFDARVKMHLLCRMVPLIENNFNVCELGPRGTGKSHIYKEISPNSILVSGGQTTVANLFYNLARRQVGLVGLWDVVAFDEVAGISFKDKDGVQIMKDYMASGSFARGRDSINAYASMVFVGNINQPVDTLVKTSHLLAPFPETMIDSAFFDRFHGYIPGWEIPKMRPEFFTNQYGLIVDYFAEWVREMRKRSFGDAINKYFKLGRDLNQRDTIAVKHTVSGLLKLMYPNEEYDKEAVRRCLEYALEVRRRVKEQLKKIGGMEFYDVHFSYIDLETSEEKFISVAEQGGGSIIPDGPLNPGVLHTVGTGNGGHLGLYRIETQVTAGNGSLKTSGLGSNSKAKEAIKVGFDYFKANATHVSASAKAGDHDYHLHVIELHNTGPNNAMTLTTFVALCSAVLGKPLQSQLVILGSMSLGGSIIPVENLAESLQVAHDAGAKRILLPMASVGDIPTIPGELFAKFQTSFYSDPRDAAFKALGVE, from the coding sequence ATGACTTTGACTTCTGAAACCAATGAAAGCGATACGGGGATCGACGAATTGCTCAATGAGCATTTCGCAGGCAAGGTTGTCCGCAAAGACTTGACCAAACTGGTCAAGGAAGGGGCGAACGTCCCGGTGTACGTTCTCGAATATCTGCTCGGGAACTACTGCGCCTCAAACGATCCCGAGGTCATCAGTAACGGTCTCGACACCGTCAAGAAAGTGCTGGCCGACAACTACGTTCGGCCCGACGAAGCCGAGAAGGTGAAGTCCACCATTCGTGAGCGTGGCAGCCTGAAGATCATCGACAAGGTAACTGTCACGCTAAACGAGAAGCGAGATGTGTACGAAGCGCTGTTGTCGAACCTCGGCACGAAGGGCGTCGAAATTCCGACCGGCACGGTGAAGAAGTACGAGAAGCTGCTGGCCGGTGGCATCTGGTGCATTATCACCATGCAGTACTACTTCGAAGAGGGACAAAAGGGATCGCCCTTCGTCATCGAGGAACTTAAACCTATCCAAATGCCCAACATGGATATGGAGGAACTGTTCAAGGGGCGACGATACTTCACCGAGGAGCAATGGATCGATGTACTGCTTCGATCCTGTGGTTACGAACCGACACATTTTGACGCACGAGTGAAGATGCACCTGCTGTGTCGGATGGTGCCCCTTATTGAGAACAACTTCAACGTCTGCGAACTCGGCCCAAGGGGTACAGGCAAAAGCCATATCTATAAAGAGATCAGTCCTAATAGCATCTTGGTCTCTGGTGGGCAGACGACTGTAGCCAACCTGTTCTACAACTTGGCCCGGCGTCAAGTCGGTCTAGTCGGACTGTGGGATGTTGTCGCCTTCGACGAGGTGGCAGGCATTTCCTTCAAGGATAAAGACGGTGTCCAGATCATGAAGGACTACATGGCCAGTGGCTCATTTGCCCGTGGCCGTGACTCGATCAACGCTTACGCCTCGATGGTCTTCGTCGGTAATATCAACCAGCCTGTTGATACGCTCGTTAAGACCAGCCACCTGCTGGCACCATTCCCTGAGACAATGATTGACTCGGCCTTCTTTGATCGCTTTCATGGGTACATCCCCGGTTGGGAAATTCCCAAGATGCGGCCCGAGTTCTTCACGAACCAGTACGGCCTGATCGTGGACTACTTCGCCGAGTGGGTGCGTGAGATGCGAAAACGCAGCTTCGGTGATGCTATCAACAAGTACTTCAAGCTCGGGCGAGACCTAAACCAGCGTGACACCATCGCCGTGAAGCACACGGTTTCGGGTTTACTGAAGCTCATGTACCCCAACGAGGAGTACGACAAGGAAGCTGTCCGTCGTTGCCTTGAATATGCACTCGAAGTTCGTCGCCGAGTTAAGGAGCAGTTGAAGAAGATCGGCGGCATGGAGTTCTATGATGTTCACTTCAGCTACATCGATTTAGAAACATCCGAAGAGAAATTCATCAGCGTAGCCGAACAAGGCGGTGGATCGATTATTCCCGATGGCCCACTCAACCCCGGCGTGCTGCACACAGTCGGCACGGGGAACGGTGGTCATCTGGGACTGTACCGTATCGAAACACAGGTCACCGCAGGCAACGGATCGCTCAAGACTTCGGGCTTGGGATCGAACTCCAAAGCCAAGGAAGCGATCAAGGTTGGGTTCGACTACTTCAAGGCGAACGCCACCCACGTCAGCGCCTCGGCCAAAGCAGGCGATCACGACTACCACCTGCATGTGATCGAACTCCACAACACCGGGCCGAACAATGCCATGACGCTCACGACCTTCGTGGCGCTCTGTTCGGCGGTCTTGGGGAAACCGCTCCAATCGCAGTTAGTGATCCTCGGCAGCATGAGCCTCGGTGGAAGCATCATTCCGGTCGAGAACTTGGCTGAGTCGCTCCAAGTTGCTCACGATGCGGGAGCGAAACGCATCCTGCTCCCGATGGCGAGTGTGGGAGACATTCCAACGATTCCCGGCGAACTGTTCGCCAAGTTCCAAACCAGCTTCTACTCAGACCCACGAGACGCAGCGTTCAAAGCGCTGGGGGTGGAGTGA
- the pglZ gene encoding BREX-1 system phosphatase PglZ type A, with the protein MDTKQLSEALSKIYDEEQARIVFWNDPQQEFDRVVENLDLDSVNLVRLDQVGGIETKLRIERDEPDSKFLLYAPEEEPEFEDDILLDIRLYSRSFRADRSSIILDELKLARQHLRSHLTLRRKFFDSKERLGKLKQLVNADDNELDLDRKMLAVVTKSDQPELFNIVRTLFQSMAEQDELDLETPPPAWTQIEKFDLDGSFWKLVSTAFGYDDETPTLQKLLMRLMLSDFAHQLGIHVPPAIQKLQLSRSGTHNAVVCLAQWRDSAKQASSYNVLSDVIGGNTNIDEQLQGLEPEKLVDAVAFRNVDRVILLGLLERLSSTKDHVNAEAFREIVGRRQEEHWIASLSVPEQQRKARHAAYEAVAVAAEFFDLRNKHSDGFDGNTAEEVYKLYTEELYKFDQLYRHFCHNADVAESQAWDILKSLRKEVEAAYKNWYLVQLSLKWAKFVGGGLLDKWEIPGIPNQYRFYEKHIGSRQREAENRRSFVVISDAFRYEAAAELTKVLNGEYRFQAELSTQLSVLPSYTALGMASILPHKKLQYTDKGDVLADGVSTSGSENRDTILSKVNGTVIQADALSSMNKPEGLEFIEGQKVVYIYHNEIDTRGENPATEADTFKATQETIRELAAIIRYIINSLSGTYIVVTADHGFLFTESSPSETDKSKLAEKPAGTVKAKKRYLIGYDLPEYEDAWRGKTEITAKCDGGMEFWIPKGSNRFHFTGGARFIHGGAMPQEIVVPVITVRQAKSKTALEKTKTKQVSFSVLGSNHKITTHTHRFKLIQMEPVSERAKAMTVKIAIYNGDEPVSSIETVTFASTSSNLEDRQQSVMLTLKDQSFDKHKQYKLLVKDSSTDFELQSHDVTIDRAIADDFDF; encoded by the coding sequence ATGGACACCAAACAACTCAGCGAAGCCCTGAGCAAAATCTACGACGAAGAACAGGCACGGATCGTCTTCTGGAACGATCCGCAGCAGGAGTTCGACCGGGTCGTTGAGAACCTCGACCTCGACAGTGTCAACCTCGTTCGGCTCGATCAGGTTGGGGGCATCGAGACTAAACTGCGGATCGAGCGTGATGAACCGGACTCCAAGTTTCTGCTCTACGCTCCCGAGGAAGAACCGGAATTCGAGGATGACATTCTGCTCGATATCCGCCTCTACAGCCGTAGCTTTCGAGCAGATCGTTCATCGATCATTCTCGATGAACTCAAACTGGCCCGGCAGCACCTGCGTAGCCACCTGACGCTTCGTCGCAAGTTCTTTGACAGCAAGGAACGACTCGGCAAGCTCAAGCAACTCGTCAACGCCGACGACAACGAGTTGGACTTGGATCGCAAGATGCTGGCTGTTGTCACCAAATCGGATCAACCGGAACTGTTTAACATCGTCCGCACGCTCTTTCAGTCCATGGCCGAGCAGGACGAATTGGACTTGGAGACACCTCCACCAGCATGGACACAAATTGAGAAGTTCGACCTCGACGGCTCATTCTGGAAGCTAGTTTCGACGGCCTTTGGCTACGACGATGAAACTCCGACGCTCCAGAAGTTGCTGATGCGATTGATGCTCTCCGACTTCGCCCATCAACTCGGCATTCACGTTCCCCCAGCAATACAAAAGTTGCAACTAAGCCGTAGTGGCACGCACAACGCCGTCGTCTGCCTCGCACAGTGGCGTGACAGCGCCAAACAAGCCAGCAGTTACAATGTCCTCTCCGACGTAATCGGCGGAAATACAAACATTGACGAGCAGCTACAAGGTCTAGAACCTGAGAAGCTCGTTGACGCCGTCGCCTTTCGCAACGTGGATCGTGTAATTCTGCTCGGACTTTTGGAACGCCTGTCATCCACGAAAGATCACGTCAACGCCGAGGCTTTTCGTGAGATCGTCGGTCGCCGTCAGGAAGAACACTGGATCGCCTCGCTCTCCGTACCAGAACAACAACGCAAGGCTCGCCACGCTGCCTATGAAGCAGTGGCCGTGGCTGCGGAGTTTTTTGATCTGAGGAACAAGCACTCTGACGGTTTCGACGGCAATACCGCTGAGGAGGTCTACAAGCTCTATACAGAGGAACTTTATAAGTTCGATCAGCTTTATCGGCACTTCTGCCACAACGCCGACGTGGCCGAGTCGCAGGCGTGGGACATTCTCAAATCACTCCGCAAGGAAGTTGAAGCGGCCTATAAGAACTGGTACTTGGTTCAACTTTCCCTGAAGTGGGCAAAGTTTGTCGGTGGTGGCTTGCTGGACAAGTGGGAAATTCCCGGCATTCCAAACCAGTACCGTTTCTACGAGAAGCACATCGGATCACGTCAGCGTGAGGCCGAAAATCGCAGATCGTTCGTCGTTATCAGCGATGCGTTCAGGTACGAAGCTGCAGCGGAATTGACAAAGGTTCTCAATGGCGAGTACCGCTTCCAAGCGGAACTTTCGACTCAGCTTTCGGTGTTGCCTTCGTACACGGCTCTGGGTATGGCCAGCATCTTGCCGCACAAAAAGCTACAATACACCGACAAGGGTGATGTCCTTGCCGATGGGGTCTCCACATCTGGCAGTGAAAACCGGGACACGATTCTCTCGAAGGTTAACGGTACAGTCATTCAAGCCGATGCTTTGTCGAGCATGAATAAGCCGGAAGGGCTTGAGTTTATCGAAGGGCAGAAAGTTGTCTATATCTACCACAATGAAATCGACACTCGAGGAGAGAATCCCGCTACCGAGGCTGACACCTTTAAAGCGACTCAGGAAACCATCCGTGAACTGGCTGCCATTATTCGCTACATCATCAATTCGTTAAGCGGAACGTATATTGTTGTGACCGCCGATCACGGATTTCTCTTCACCGAGTCGTCTCCCAGTGAGACGGACAAGAGTAAGCTGGCGGAAAAGCCAGCAGGCACCGTCAAAGCTAAGAAACGATACCTGATCGGTTACGATCTACCAGAATACGAAGACGCATGGCGAGGGAAGACCGAGATCACTGCCAAATGTGATGGTGGGATGGAGTTCTGGATTCCGAAAGGATCGAACCGCTTCCATTTCACCGGCGGTGCTCGCTTCATCCACGGTGGTGCTATGCCGCAGGAGATTGTCGTCCCGGTCATCACGGTACGACAGGCAAAGAGCAAGACGGCCCTTGAGAAAACAAAGACAAAGCAGGTGTCATTCTCGGTGCTGGGCAGCAACCACAAGATCACCACTCACACTCACCGCTTCAAGCTGATCCAGATGGAGCCCGTCAGCGAGCGTGCCAAGGCGATGACGGTGAAGATCGCAATATACAATGGGGACGAGCCGGTCTCCAGCATCGAGACTGTGACCTTCGCCAGCACCTCCTCGAACCTCGAAGACCGACAGCAGTCCGTAATGTTGACGCTAAAGGACCAGTCGTTTGATAAGCACAAGCAATACAAGTTGCTTGTGAAGGACTCCAGTACAGATTTCGAATTACAGAGTCACGATGTGACCATAGATCGAGCGATTGCCGATGACTTTGACTTCTGA
- a CDS encoding P-loop NTPase fold protein — protein MTEEDKCPTFLIEDTPADEDAFGPHQRVADAIAELIESSEKGGKVIGLEGGWGAGKSTVVGFLVKRLSKNTNYTVISFDAWAHEGDPLRRTYLETLIQELRATKWVDDATWKKRREEIAHRRKETITRITPKPTNLGVALAISLLLVPLGSAFLAAGLRAGVTFGTDLSPNWYFIIGLSLGLSPFWVLLANFFRVAFTRGDKKSDSGKTQDVSENETDEVPSEWAFLFSRAINETRTETVESPNPTSIEFEDYFTKLMREALSASDERRCLLVLDNLDRVDPESALAIWSTLQTFLQDRSHRNEAWFRRLWVVVPFDPGGLRKLWDNRSSNSDTTALAGVNESAASDSFLDKSFQVRFHVPPPVLSDWKAYVYRLVEEAFPKHGQEDRHWIYRVFDHCRTRTGEPPTPRELKLYVNQIGAIHRQWEHAFPIEHVAYYVLHRRASKSIIERLRDSESPFPSEQDSAFLGESLRRNLAGLAFNVEASKGIELLLAEPIYQSLADGDSEKLKELEEGNPDGFWAVLEVVATSRLGDTDAQTIAKAASCLKHSGILDGNQRPESSSILNGLKSAGKKIEQWSPFDSTTANGLAALCYLGKSPELSASVMQAVAATLEQYSGDAKSSSEPQSVIEPLLTVMREVSLLGHESAIPQALTLPITAEAWPSACDFLAKADTEGKYWKFIRPKEAFAAVSSVIEPTVSARQFKEREITTIRVTSLSPIKSSWNAVVNAIRQRLDAGANVDPNEACLLFRGLFVLKSLNSAEATSLLKQLADNGHTLHHFHRANAEGHHNGKATSLFAFLRERPGAKKPGTAGNSDEGHKNLHAILSSNDADVASRLLALLRQFGEISLLLRIASVRSKYDSLICLGLRDVAEADEAEHVFTPPLILESWKELRSALNDSSDEGRFTTLVGRLAHSTSLCQSIQDADGGFSTSNFELYLSVIEGAKEELPEFAQWCKSGLERLLSDDWTAQLAGFFSCCRLALHLVKQGKSPELKTGFSDALATHAQSLLAGKDVPPNDLRAAWRKLLDCLCEEATRKELRTRLIDAAATKDGTQAASFFELYGDEISDAESLVAHNQIVLRLFSPILRERNVVGLNWLDEILDAHPDLLDKVSDKTAVKAFENRLRDCMTEPVEDEAQPIIKRIATTLGIESATDEAEINVSDGNDDARIDKAEKEGQ, from the coding sequence ATGACCGAAGAAGATAAATGCCCGACATTTTTGATTGAAGACACGCCTGCCGATGAAGATGCGTTTGGCCCTCATCAGCGAGTAGCGGATGCAATCGCTGAATTGATCGAGTCCTCAGAGAAAGGTGGCAAAGTCATTGGCCTCGAAGGTGGATGGGGAGCAGGAAAGTCAACCGTCGTTGGATTCCTCGTCAAACGTCTCTCGAAGAACACAAACTACACAGTAATATCATTCGATGCGTGGGCGCATGAGGGTGATCCCCTACGTCGTACTTACCTCGAAACTCTGATTCAGGAACTTCGGGCCACAAAATGGGTCGATGATGCGACGTGGAAGAAACGGCGTGAAGAGATCGCTCATCGTCGAAAGGAAACCATAACAAGAATTACTCCCAAACCGACAAACCTCGGTGTGGCATTGGCGATATCACTCCTACTCGTTCCACTCGGATCAGCATTTCTGGCAGCGGGACTTCGGGCCGGTGTAACTTTCGGCACCGACCTTTCTCCGAATTGGTATTTCATCATCGGATTGTCGTTGGGGTTGTCGCCCTTCTGGGTTTTGCTTGCAAACTTCTTCAGAGTCGCCTTCACCCGTGGAGACAAGAAATCTGACTCTGGGAAAACTCAGGATGTTTCGGAGAATGAGACAGATGAAGTGCCTTCCGAATGGGCCTTCTTGTTCAGCCGGGCGATCAACGAAACTCGAACCGAGACGGTGGAGTCGCCAAATCCCACGTCGATTGAGTTCGAGGACTACTTTACGAAGTTGATGCGTGAAGCTCTGAGTGCATCTGACGAACGTCGCTGCTTGCTTGTTCTGGACAATCTGGATCGTGTTGATCCTGAGAGCGCCCTTGCAATCTGGTCCACGTTGCAGACCTTTCTTCAAGATCGTAGCCACAGAAATGAAGCGTGGTTCAGACGACTTTGGGTAGTTGTTCCGTTTGATCCGGGCGGATTGCGAAAGCTCTGGGACAACCGCTCATCGAACAGCGACACCACGGCACTTGCTGGTGTAAACGAGAGTGCTGCTTCGGATTCCTTTCTGGACAAGAGCTTCCAAGTTCGGTTCCATGTTCCACCGCCCGTACTATCCGATTGGAAGGCTTATGTGTATCGCTTGGTCGAAGAGGCGTTTCCAAAGCACGGACAGGAAGACCGTCACTGGATTTACCGTGTGTTCGATCACTGCCGAACAAGGACGGGCGAACCACCTACTCCCCGTGAGTTGAAGTTGTACGTCAACCAGATCGGGGCCATCCACCGACAGTGGGAACACGCTTTCCCGATTGAACATGTCGCCTACTACGTTCTGCATCGCCGGGCCAGCAAGTCGATCATTGAGCGGCTTCGTGATTCTGAGTCGCCGTTTCCATCCGAACAAGACTCTGCCTTTCTCGGTGAAAGTCTCCGGCGTAATCTGGCAGGACTTGCATTCAACGTGGAGGCAAGCAAAGGAATTGAGCTTCTGCTGGCGGAACCGATCTACCAGTCTCTTGCAGACGGTGACTCCGAAAAGCTAAAAGAATTAGAGGAGGGCAACCCAGATGGATTCTGGGCAGTGCTTGAAGTCGTCGCCACTTCGAGGTTGGGTGATACCGATGCACAGACTATTGCCAAGGCAGCTTCATGCCTCAAACACTCTGGTATTCTCGACGGCAACCAACGACCTGAATCGAGCAGCATCCTGAACGGCTTGAAGAGTGCTGGCAAGAAGATCGAGCAATGGTCGCCCTTCGACTCTACCACGGCGAATGGATTGGCGGCGCTGTGTTATCTAGGCAAGTCACCCGAATTGTCAGCATCCGTTATGCAGGCCGTTGCCGCAACTCTCGAACAATACAGCGGTGATGCCAAATCGAGTTCAGAGCCGCAGTCCGTGATTGAGCCGCTGCTGACCGTCATGCGAGAAGTTTCTTTGCTCGGCCATGAAAGTGCGATCCCGCAGGCACTCACTCTACCGATCACGGCTGAGGCATGGCCTTCTGCCTGCGACTTTCTAGCCAAGGCGGATACGGAAGGCAAGTATTGGAAGTTTATTCGCCCCAAAGAGGCTTTTGCCGCTGTATCCAGCGTGATTGAACCAACGGTTAGCGCTCGTCAATTCAAGGAAAGAGAAATCACAACAATTCGTGTAACGTCGTTGTCTCCAATCAAGTCGTCGTGGAATGCTGTCGTCAATGCAATCAGACAACGACTCGACGCTGGTGCTAACGTAGACCCGAACGAAGCGTGCCTCCTCTTTCGGGGATTATTCGTTCTGAAAAGTCTGAACTCAGCAGAAGCGACGAGTTTGTTGAAGCAACTGGCTGACAACGGCCACACTTTGCATCACTTTCATCGGGCAAATGCGGAAGGCCATCACAACGGAAAGGCAACGTCCCTCTTTGCGTTCTTGCGGGAGCGACCTGGCGCAAAGAAGCCGGGAACAGCGGGGAATTCAGACGAGGGTCACAAGAATCTGCATGCGATCCTTTCAAGCAACGATGCAGATGTGGCAAGTCGCCTCCTGGCTCTCCTACGCCAGTTCGGAGAGATTAGTCTTCTCTTGCGGATCGCCTCTGTTCGCTCCAAATACGACTCGCTCATCTGTCTAGGACTACGAGATGTAGCGGAGGCGGACGAAGCCGAACACGTCTTTACGCCACCATTGATTTTGGAATCGTGGAAAGAATTGCGTTCGGCTCTGAACGATTCGTCGGACGAAGGTCGGTTTACAACGCTCGTTGGAAGACTGGCGCACAGTACATCACTTTGCCAATCGATACAGGATGCCGATGGCGGTTTCTCCACAAGCAATTTTGAGTTGTACTTGTCAGTCATCGAGGGCGCAAAAGAGGAACTTCCCGAGTTCGCCCAATGGTGCAAGAGTGGTTTAGAGCGTTTATTGTCAGACGATTGGACGGCACAGTTGGCTGGTTTTTTCTCTTGCTGCCGCCTTGCACTCCATCTCGTCAAACAAGGCAAATCGCCAGAATTGAAGACAGGGTTCTCAGATGCTTTGGCGACTCACGCTCAATCGCTATTGGCAGGGAAGGACGTACCGCCGAATGATCTGCGTGCGGCATGGAGGAAACTGCTCGACTGTTTGTGTGAAGAAGCAACTCGCAAAGAACTGCGGACCCGACTGATTGATGCTGCGGCAACGAAAGATGGAACACAAGCCGCATCCTTCTTCGAATTGTACGGCGATGAGATTTCCGACGCCGAAAGCTTGGTAGCCCATAACCAGATCGTACTCCGCTTATTCTCGCCTATTCTTCGTGAACGAAATGTTGTTGGATTGAATTGGTTGGATGAAATTCTCGACGCCCACCCAGACCTCCTCGACAAGGTTTCGGATAAGACGGCTGTCAAGGCGTTTGAGAACAGGCTGAGGGACTGCATGACTGAACCAGTTGAAGACGAGGCTCAGCCCATAATTAAGCGAATAGCAACGACACTCGGAATCGAATCCGCCACGGACGAAGCTGAAATCAACGTCAGTGATGGTAACGATGATGCAAGAATTGACAAAGCGGAGAAAGAGGGGCAATGA